The sequence CGATGTCGCAGGCTTCGTCTCTTGAGCGACAACCGAACTCGACGTCAACCCCGTCGAGGTCCCAGAAGCGGTCGCCTCTGCCATTTGCGACGCCCGGCGAGTTTTACGCAGAGAGAACGGATGCAGAAAACTTCCCAGCGCTATGAATaggaaatgaaaagaagaggaagaagaagaaaaggaaaaaaaaagtgttaTGTGTGTATAAGAGCAAAAGGCCTAGGTAGTTGAGTCGGTTAGCGATGAGGTCAGCCAGCCAGGCACCGCAGTATTATTCAGATAAAAACGCCGTACCCCCTTGCAGAAACAAGAACAGCAAGTCCCTTTTACTTTCGTTGTATAACGCTCTTCAGATAaggaagggggaaaaaaaagatcgtCTTCGTGCTAAATTCTTCAAACACTCCCCATTTCCCCAGAAAAGTGAGAGGAATCAGCACTCCGCAGTTGAATACTACTGTGATAGATGAAATGAGATGCCCTGTCAAAAACGaatagagaaaagaaagtggGGTGGGAAAAAATCCCCCCATCCGTAAGTCCCCCATCCGTaatacatacttgtagtacTGTACTTGCCTCCCCGACTTACTATTTATTAGCGGCGCCACAGGCATCCTATCGGCTGCAGATTCACGTAAGACGGACAGTAATACCGGTGAAGAGGGCCGGCAGCTTGATTGGCCTATAAACGGCCCGGAAAGCAGCCATCTACGGCGTCACAGAGTGTGATACATGCCGATTCCAACATCCATCTTGTGATTATCAACGTGTCTGCTCTTGCATGGTTGGATGGGACCAACAGGACTCACGTCTGTCTCACAACTTCATGAGACACAGTCTCGCACATGCATATACTACTTGTATCTAGACCACTAGGCAGGCTGCACGAATAGGAGAGCAAGTAGATAGAGAGCATGGCAAAATCTCACTGCCAAATATGCATCATTTGTGccattgaaaaaaaaaaacacgcaCTATGCTACGCCTCTTGTCAGCTTGTAAAGGCCGAGAGCTTCACCCCCCGTCCCTCGTctcatctccttttttcGTCTTCAATGCCAGCAGTGCATCGTCCAGATTAAGACCAGCACAAATAATGCCTCCGCTCCGCTCTAGAATCAAATAATCATGTCATGTCGTCGTCAAGaacgaagaaagagaaatacaaaaatatcaagaaggggaaaaaaagtcaaaCGGAGCCGGCTAAAACAGCTCATCGCAGATATAGTCTCGCAAAGCAAAAGTCCATCTTCAAAATCCTTTCGTATCCCATATATCCTTCCTACCAGCTTCTCTCGAAGCAATTCCTGTGGCATTATGTAATATCCTCGCAAGTTGCCTTGCACAACAGCCAGGCAATgcgatcttcttcttctcccctcaATCCCCACTACCCTCCCCTTGGTCTCTCCTTTTGCTGGAGTAGTTTTTTATGcaccttttgctttttttttttccttctttcttttgaaaTAACGAAAAACCATTTTACGGGTATTGTGTAGCATGTATCCCATGTATACAGCCATGGTGCATGTAATAATAACAatcaaggaaaaaaaaaaatcaccatcttcgctcttttctttgagCTGCGTTATCAATTTGTGGATGAGGCCGAGGCCCAATGAAACGGTACGATTTTGCCTAGAATGTGTCCGTTTCTTGGCTGGCCTGACTAACGTGGCTTGCAATGCTGCCAAACGTGTCTACAAAAGGATAACAAGTTAATAAACTCTTTCATTCCTGAGTAAAAAGCAGTAGTGattgtcatcatcattgtaACGTACCTCTCTTTCgtcgcctctcctctcttgccACGTCATCTGGGCTCTTGGGAGTCATTGCTCGAGGGCCGCTGGGCCTGCGCGATGGGATGCCAAGGGCAGCGTTCAAGTTCTTATTCTCAGGCTTGGGGCTGGTGCTGTTGTATTGGCTGGGGTGAGTGCCGGTGCCACTGCCGTAGCCGCTTTCGTAGCCTTGAGGGCCCAAGGGGCTGCCCTTCTGCAGCGCTGAAATCCGTGTAGATCGGGGTGATGTCTGCTGAGCTGAGCCGTTCATGGGCTCCTTGGGTGGCCGGGCTGGGGCAGAGCCTTGTTGCTGCAGAGCAGCGGGCCAGTAATCACCACCCTCGTTTCCATATCGCTCATTTGTGTTGCCATTGAGACGGCCAAGGCTGTTCACTGAGCCACCCCAATCAGCAGATCTGGGTGTCGCCGGAGCATCGAAATCTTGAGCAGAATGTTCCAACGCGGTTCGGAATCGCTCTGTCTGTCCTGTTCTTGGCTGAGGGTGCATGAGGTTGAGCGAGTTGCGGTGCGCCTTGTATTTCGGATCTTCTGGTGTGGTGAAATTCGGCACAATAGGCGCTGATGATTCCTGATGAATCTCGTGTGGCGGTGCCAGGCGTGCCTCGGGAAATCCTCCCGGAAGTCTGTCGTCACCATAGGTGTCGAGAGGATAGAGATCATCACGCGAAGCCATGCTTGATCCTGATCGAGATTGCAGCATGTCCTCATTCTTGGCGTCCTTCTTGGTGTTGCCGCGCAGCGCCTTGCTTACGGTAGACGCTGTCGTTCCAGACCAGCGGGAGATCTTAGGCAACCAACTGGTGCTACTTGACTTGCCCTTTCGTCCCTTGTCGCTCCGAGGGGGGGTGTTGTCGGCGCTGTGCGGCTGGTGGTAGCCCTGGTCAGAGACCTGTTGTGCGCCGTCTGGAGGGACAGAGCCGCTACGTTGCATCTCGCGATCCATGGGGCTCATCGGAGGAATGATTTGAGTTCGCTCTGCCGTCGGAGTAGGGTGATCATACTCATACTCATCCTCGTGCTCGGGCACTGTGTCGATGCGATGATCGGAGAACTTACGCTGCCCCTGGGATTGGGACTGGCTGCCATGGCTGGTGGTCGAGTTGCCTTCGGGTTCGTAGCCCTTGTCATGCTCGTACTGCCCCTCCGGCTGCAGATTGTCAAATGACTGTCCTGCACCGCTGGTAGAGACTCTAGCAGAGATGGGCGGGGCTGTCTGAGTCTTGAGAACGTCAACCTCTCCGAGAAGCTGCATCAGCATGTCTTCGATGCGAGTGAGATCGCTTGTGCCCTTGGCACTAAGGCCCTGGAGAGCGCGTTTCCAcaagttcttcttcttcactgcaATATCATCCACAGTGGCAACTGAGGCGCTTTGCACAGAGCGAGGGCCAGGATAAGGTCTTGGTCCGTTGATAGCCTTTTGAAGCTTTTCGGTGTTTTCAGAGTTGGCGAAGATGACATCATCTCCGGTATCTTGAACCAGCTCCTTCAAGTCACGGAAGGAATTGCGCATCTCAATGGCAGCATTCATAAGGAGAGCAACAATTTCTGTGTCACGGGCACTTCGCTGGGCATCGCGGACCATGAGctaaaaaggaaagaaacgTGTTAGcaattttagttatatacAGAGTTTGGGGGGTCTTGTTCGTTCAACTTACGTGCTGCATCAAGGCAACAATATCCTTGTTCTCAATGCGGTCGATTCCTCCACCCGTGGAAGCATCGTAAAACGGAGAAGCCATGCCTTGAGACATGCCGCTAAGAGCGCGGTTGCCCTGAGATCCGTAGAATGGATCTTCGCCTCCCATAAACTTGGACGGACCCGCGAGATTGATAGCCTTGCCCTTGGGTTCGGCGTCGGGGGTTCGATTAGGTCCATTAGACATGTATCCTTCATCATATTTGAACCCAGGGCTGCCCGTGCTGAAACCCAGGCCGCGAGAGCCCAGAAGGTTATCGTTAAGCTCGGGGTTGACAATGGGGCTGGCATCCTCATACGGGTTGGTGAGCAGAGTGTCACGCTTCCGCTCAGCAGACGTTCTCCGCCACTCGTCAACTTCTCCACTCGGCTCTCGGCTGAGATGGGCAGCATCGTTGAGGTGAGCATCTCTCATTTCCTCATCAGACTTTGACCTGGGAATGACCTGGCCATATTCTGTAGGCGTGGCCTTGCCAGACCACATACCAGGGGCAATGTCTTCGTTTAGTATCGATGGGTTGGTTTGCAACTCTGAGTCAATGTAGCCAATTTCAGGCATTGGGTTATTTTGATCGGGAACACTGCTAGCGTCCAACTGGGGCGCAGCCTCATAATCAAGTCTGTCCAAGCTATGAGTGGGGGTGTTTCGTGGCTTCCAGCCTTCCATAGCACGCTCTTTGAATGATTTGTTGCGGAACACGCCGGCAGGTTCGTAGTTCTCGTCGGTAGCATCCTCAACGGTGGcttgctttctctcttgaGCGGCCTTTagagcggcagcggcagcaccaaCGGCGCCTGCGGTGATGGCAGCTTCAGACGATGTGGGGGACTGGCGATACTTTGTGCGAGGCACCTTTCGTCCATTCTCATCAAGCTCATATTCCATGTATCCATGAGACTGTCCAGGAGTTGGTTGACGATCGTCGTCATATTCTTGGTGATCAAGGCCAGAACGCTTATCCGGGCTAGCACCCCGGCTGCTTTGAAGCTTAAGTCGGTCATCATATGAGAGATTGGAATCTCCCGCACCGCTATAGACGCCAGTTAGGACGGATTGGTCAAGCATTGACCCATCAATCAGGGAGGCAACGGCAGATTCGGCCGCAATGGTGGGATGAATGATATTTGGGTTAGCAGCAATAGGTCGGACAGCCTTTCCTGCAGCCGTCTGTCCCATCTGAGAATCTTCAGAGTAGGCAGTGCCTCTTTGGCCCCCATTAACGTTACCAGGGACAGAGTCAAGTGATTGCAGTGAGTGATGAGACTTGATGGATCCATAGGCGTCGCCGCGTGAATTCCTATTTGGCGTTTCTCCATCAGCCTCTGTGAAGCCAGACACGCTGGGTATTGGGCTCAAGCCACGTAGGCCCGCCTGGTACGGGACATATCTCAGAGGCGGAGGAACGTCCTGCGTATTGTAATAGCCATCATCGTAGCCATCGTCTGGGTCTTCGCCCTGGTCAATATCGCGAGGATCTCCATCGTAGTTGAAATTGCCGATGGGAATCTTATTTCCGAACTCGTCCGTATCATACTCCAGGCTTTGATTGTATTCCTTCTTGCCACGTGGCAGAGCAGTAAGGTCGCCCTGTGACACATTGGCATGAGTCCTGCCTAGTACTTGGGGTATGTCTACAGATGCTCTAGAAGGAGTGGGTGTTGACGAAGCCGAAGGGATGTCTCTCTGTTGACTCGCCAATGGGGCGATTTCTTCCGTGGCTGAGTGTGGCCCATCAGATTCTGCTGACAATATCGAGGTCCGCGTCATTTCTGAGGGGTTGATCTCGCTCATGAGGGGCATTGGTGGTGCTGGCGGCAactcttcctcatcatcatattCTTCCGCGTATCGTTCACGGCCGAGACTTTGGCTCCTGGCTCGGGATTCgttccttcttctgcgccTCTCACGATGCCTCTTTTCACCCCCAGTTTCAGATACATCGTCTGCTGTGCCGGACAaagccttggctgctgctgcgccagTCGCGCCAGCGAGTGCTGCCTTGGCCAAactgcttctctttggagtgttgccatcatcatgagCGCGGAAATCCGTATCGAGAGAATCTCGGCTAGGGCTGTGCACCGACAGGTCATCGTAGTCGTGACGAGCTTCACGGTTTCGTCTTTCTTTGTGCCTGGAACTCTCTTTCGCGCCGTCCTTATCTCTGCTTGACTCGGGCTTTTGACTTGCAGACCGCCTGCGGTCCAATGCAATATCTTCCCTTGAGgcggatgaagaaaaggacgCACGTCGGCCTTCTCGTTTGCTCTGTTCTCGCTTAAGAGCGCTCAACTCTGGCAAAATCAATCTTCGGATAGCATCTTCAACCGTCTCGAGCAACTTGGGGTTGTTGATTGAAGATTTCGATGCGCCAGAACGCATAGAGCGAGTATCCATGGAGCGATGGCTTGGGGCCAAGTTTGATGACAAGACACTCGAGTCAACAGCAGAAAATTGAGGCGCTGGTGGTTCCGGGTTACGGCTTCGGCTGGAGCGACGTCGTGACGACGTGTAGATCTCCTCGGGCGGAGGTTCACTGATGCTTCCAGCCCGACTCTTTGACCGCCGCTTGCGTTCTCCCTTCTCCTTGGGCTTGTCTGATGAAACCTTGGAGGAGCGGTCTTTTGATTTAGTTTTGGTAGCCTTGGGATCCTCTATAGTCTCTTCGAGATGCTCTCCCGAGCCCAGTTCGCGTCCAGGAGAGCCATCCAGGAAGCTGTCTGTGGGGATGGCTGAGATTTCAGAGCCATTTCCTGGCGGATAGGAGGATTCTCTCTCATTATTTGGAATCAGTGGGCTGGCAGGGCGGCGccgtcgttgctgctgctgctgttggcccTGGGTAATCTCTATATCGATGGGGTTTCGTGAGACAGTGGATTCCTCGGTGGCCGAAGCATACGACGTCACGCTATGGCCATCGTCGGCTCCGAGCAATTCGTGCTCGCGGGATGGGACGCCATCGTCCAAGGGAATCCGTCGAGTCAGCGAACCTTTGCGGGAAGTTTTTGTCTCCGTCACTTGGATATTGTGATTGCTCTTGCCCCTTTTGGAGGTAGAGGGGGTGAGCCGCACTCGCACGCTGGGTTTACGACTGGTCGAGCTCCCTGTCCTGCTGCCTTCAAAGTACTCGATCAATAGCGATGTCTGAGACCGGTGGCTTCTGTGCCCGCGAGCGCGACTGGAGATTGGAGCGGTGCTGTCGTCGGCCATGGAGTAGCCCGATTTCTCGTCACCAAGCCTGGAGATGTCGGCGGTAAGCTCCGTGGGCGTTTCTGTCTCGTCGGTTTCGGTCGGGGCAGGCAGCGGGAGGCTTTTTCTACTGACGGTGCTCATGTTAGGCACAAAGGGCAATCGGTATCCTTGCCTCCTAACGTCGTACCGCTACCAATGGGCGTGAGCGCGGCAGGGAAGCTCCTCAAAGGCGAACTCCCAAAAGTTTACGGAAAGGGGCGTCAAGGGAAACAAAGGGCGAGGTTGAGGAAgagatattaaaataaataatagtaatatccAGACATCCGGAACAGGGCCCAACGCTTGGCTAAGAATGGGACGGGCGCCTTGAGCGACGTCAGCAAATGGACGGGCACAGCGATGGAAAGCGTGAAAAGAATGAGAGCAAAGTGAATCTCCAGATGGGCCACTCGAGATGGGCCCGAGCAGGTGGGTTTGGATGTCAGAAACTCACAGGAACCAAAGAGGAGAGGGCGGAATCGGGAAGGGCCAGGGCCAGTTTTTAGCTGAACAGTGGCGAAGCTCAGGCGCCGAAGCGGTAAAGAGGTTCACAGACAACGGAGCTGTAGAGTCAGGGAGTAGCTGCAGGCCCAGCCAGCTGTACCTGGAAATGCGCACAAGTACGTATGGCGTGCGGGCGACGACGTGCCGTTGTAGGATGGGTTATGTAGGAGGAATATGTGGGAATAATGAGGTAATATGTATGTACAGCTAGCTGAgcgaggcggaggagcagcagcaaaacgGGGGTTTGCTGGAGGAGCCTGTCGGTGAGCTGCAAATGCGGCTGCCAGCTGAGcagatgcgatgcgatgcgatgcgataaGATGCCCGGAACTGCGAGTCGCTGCTGGGGggctttctcttttgcttctctcgcgtttcctttttttttttcctctccagGGAAAAGCAGCAAACGCGAGGCGACGCAGGTGGGCGCAGGTGGGCGATGCGATATGcaagcaggaggaggaggagagggccCGACCTGAGACTCGCAGGCTGATGGGATGGATTGAGGCCTTGTTATTGTCCAGAAGCGGGCTGGGGCCTCTGCTTGATGAGTTGGCGCTGCCGATGCGCCTGTCCAATGGCGCTCGGGCGGGCAGGGGTGGGTGGTGCCGCCTGCTGGGCCCTCTGAACGGGTGTGCTAGGCCACGCTGTAGTAGCGTCTACGGTGTGCTGTGCGCTATGGCTGGTGGCTGActtgttttccttttgctGGCCAGATTGGGCGGTGGCACGGGGTATGCGGTACCTGCTGAGGTCAAAAGTGGTTACATGGAGGGTACATGCATGCGTGATGCATCCAACGGACTGatgatgcttctttttcaagaGAGCGCAAGCACAGTAGCGCACAACTGGCCAACCGCGAAACCGatattttcatcttctatGGAGAAACACcagccatcttttttttttcgcttgtctctctctctctctctctcgctacCTAATCTACCTACTCTATCAATCAACGATCCCCCTTGCGCTTTTGATAGGCGGGTGGCGCAGtaggggaaagaaaaaaaaaaggacgaggCTGGTGATACAGCGCAGCGCCATTGCACCAGCTTGCGCTACCACCCATTCTGCGCATGCATTTCCAGCCAATGGCCGATCGTCAGCCTGAGGGGGTAAAAAGGAGAGTTGAGCTCGAATCAGAGCCGTGTTTTGCCCGTCAACGCCCAACGTGTCGCTgcgtcttctctcttccaaccTCAGCTCAGCATGCTTATTCCCTCATCTGCATGCAACGTTGAGCATCGTTGAAGTCACCATGATGTATTCCCCTCGGCGCGGCTTCTGTACTCGCTACTCCGTCGCTCTGCCTGTGATACTGTACtgtgctctgctctgctgctattgATTGACACCTTCTTCCCGCCCCATGGCTTCAAGCCGCAACCGCGTCCACAACCCCTggcagccatggagaagcCGAACCATGGCGtttctccaaaaaaaaatccaaagaGACCCGCCAATGGCGCCAGAACGACCTGAATCGGCCGTCACGCTGGCAGGGTAACCAGAACCGCCTAACAGCCCAGCTTGGACGTATTTCTGCTGCCAGGCCCAGGCACATGGGACAAGGGACACGAACCAGGAGGCCGACGTTGGCAGGCCTGCCGAGGGCTGAAAGTGGGAATCTGCGTGATGTGCATGGCGGACAAGCAGCTCCCAAAATGCTTGCAGCGCTTAGCTCTGGAAGTACGAGTAATTACGGAGCACCTGTGCCACTGATCTGGGCTCGCACTGGTACGATGTGCTCCAAACCTCCATCCTCGTGCGTCGTCGGTCGTCTTTCGTTGCCGATTGCGCATGGACGCTGCCAAATCTTTGTCACTTCTCGTTCCGCGTTCTCCCGCACCCCCAGCAGCTCGTGGTGCACATGGATGGGTAGGGCTGAGACGCAGGTTAAACTCGAGCGTTTGAAGATGCACTTCGTGGGCGTTCGCCATCTGCATTCAGCGGCTTCAGCGGACCCCAAAATGGGCACCGCCCGGCGGATCGTGATCGATCGGCCAAGTGAGCTGCTAGTCATTGAGCTGTAATTCATTCTATGGGGCGCCTTTTCAATTAATACACTACCGGCCCAAGCCTCTGTTCTATAGCTCCGGAACTGCCGTGGCTCGTTTTAccagattaaaaaaaaaatcgagcTTATTTGACAGGATATCCGGGAGCCTGCCGTGACCCAGATGCTGTCTAacactttaatattaagaaGGGCGACAGTATACTAATAAGCTCATTCGACTTCAAGCGTTAAAGGCTACTTTTTCATCTTCCATCAAAATAAACCACATCCGTCAAGAACTAGTTAATCAACGGTGTCTTGCGTTTGAATTATTCAAATCATACTGGCCATCCAGCCTCTCGTTTACATAAACTTGTCTCATATTCTCTTAGCTTTCAACGAATGCAGAATGTACCTCTCTTCTCAAACAAGCACACCAATGATGTAGGTTCCTCGCATGCAAGTCTTAATTTGTTTTTCCCCCCTCACAGGTTGGCGGCGTTTGGTCATGTATAATAGCGCAGTGTACGAGTACGTGATAGAAATGCGCGCCACCGAGTGGATGCGCGGGAGTAGCACTCGTGATACCGGCAGAGCTCGTTTGTCTCTCATCAACGGTCGCCTTCGGCTACCAGCAGGTCATTTGTGCAAGTAATTCATTCCGACACGAAGGGTTGTGAAGCGTGACCCAGCGTGAGCTGAGAGATAGGGTTATAAGCCATCTCTTTTCATTTGTAGAAGGGTGTAGCCGTTGGGCAGCAAAAGATGTACAGTatgctctcctctctt comes from Trichoderma asperellum chromosome 3, complete sequence and encodes:
- a CDS encoding uncharacterized protein (EggNog:ENOG41); the protein is MSTVSRKSLPLPAPTETDETETPTELTADISRLGDEKSGYSMADDSTAPISSRARGHRSHRSQTSLLIEYFEGSRTGSSTSRKPSVRVRLTPSTSKRGKSNHNIQVTETKTSRKGSLTRRIPLDDGVPSREHELLGADDGHSVTSYASATEESTVSRNPIDIEITQGQQQQQQRRRRPASPLIPNNERESSYPPGNGSEISAIPTDSFLDGSPGRELGSGEHLEETIEDPKATKTKSKDRSSKVSSDKPKEKGERKRRSKSRAGSISEPPPEEIYTSSRRRSSRSRNPEPPAPQFSAVDSSVLSSNLAPSHRSMDTRSMRSGASKSSINNPKLLETVEDAIRRLILPELSALKREQSKREGRRASFSSSASREDIALDRRRSASQKPESSRDKDGAKESSRHKERRNREARHDYDDLSVHSPSRDSLDTDFRAHDDGNTPKRSSLAKAALAGATGAAAAKALSGTADDVSETGGEKRHRERRRRRNESRARSQSLGRERYAEEYDDEEELPPAPPMPLMSEINPSEMTRTSILSAESDGPHSATEEIAPLASQQRDIPSASSTPTPSRASVDIPQVLGRTHANVSQGDLTALPRGKKEYNQSLEYDTDEFGNKIPIGNFNYDGDPRDIDQGEDPDDGYDDGYYNTQDVPPPLRYVPYQAGLRGLSPIPSVSGFTEADGETPNRNSRGDAYGSIKSHHSLQSLDSVPGNVNGGQRGTAYSEDSQMGQTAAGKAVRPIAANPNIIHPTIAAESAVASLIDGSMLDQSVLTGVYSGAGDSNLSYDDRLKLQSSRGASPDKRSGLDHQEYDDDRQPTPGQSHGYMEYELDENGRKVPRTKYRQSPTSSEAAITAGAVGAAAAALKAAQERKQATVEDATDENYEPAGVFRNKSFKERAMEGWKPRNTPTHSLDRLDYEAAPQLDASSVPDQNNPMPEIGYIDSELQTNPSILNEDIAPGMWSGKATPTEYGQVIPRSKSDEEMRDAHLNDAAHLSREPSGEVDEWRRTSAERKRDTLLTNPYEDASPIVNPELNDNLLGSRGLGFSTGSPGFKYDEGYMSNGPNRTPDAEPKGKAINLAGPSKFMGGEDPFYGSQGNRALSGMSQGMASPFYDASTGGGIDRIENKDIVALMQHLMVRDAQRSARDTEIVALLMNAAIEMRNSFRDLKELVQDTGDDVIFANSENTEKLQKAINGPRPYPGPRSVQSASVATVDDIAVKKKNLWKRALQGLSAKGTSDLTRIEDMLMQLLGEVDVLKTQTAPPISARVSTSGAGQSFDNLQPEGQYEHDKGYEPEGNSTTSHGSQSQSQGQRKFSDHRIDTVPEHEDEYEYDHPTPTAERTQIIPPMSPMDREMQRSGSVPPDGAQQVSDQGYHQPHSADNTPPRSDKGRKGKSSSTSWLPKISRWSGTTASTVSKALRGNTKKDAKNEDMLQSRSGSSMASRDDLYPLDTYGDDRLPGGFPEARLAPPHEIHQESSAPIVPNFTTPEDPKYKAHRNSLNLMHPQPRTGQTERFRTALEHSAQDFDAPATPRSADWGGSVNSLGRLNGNTNERYGNEGGDYWPAALQQQGSAPARPPKEPMNGSAQQTSPRSTRISALQKGSPLGPQGYESGYGSGTGTHPSQYNSTSPKPENKNLNAALGIPSRRPSGPRAMTPKSPDDVAREERRRKRDTFGSIASHVSQASQETDTF